In the genome of Passer domesticus isolate bPasDom1 chromosome 2, bPasDom1.hap1, whole genome shotgun sequence, the window gcgggaTCCCGGGTTAGGAGCTGGGCCGGGATCCCGGTCCGGGATCGGGGCGGGGCCGGGATCGGGGCGGGATCCCGGTCCGGGatcggggcggggccgggggcgggatCCCGGGCTGAGGCAGGGCCAGTCGGGCGCAGCGATTGGCGCCGGTTTTCCCGCGTGACGCCGCGCCGGGCGCTGATTGGCTGCGGGCCGCCCCGCGCGGGCGTGGCGGCGGCGGTGACCGGGAAATGGGGCCATGGCGCCGGGCAGCGCGCAGGGAGCGCCGGCCGCCGGCAGGTACGTGCGCGCTCCCCCGCCCTCTCCGCGCTCTCCCGCGGCGGCCGCCGGACTCTTCACGGGGCCGCGGCGCCGCCCCTCCCTTCGTGCGGCCTGCCGGGACGCGTGGCGggcccggcggcgccgccgACGCTGAGGGGGCCGGGGGTCGTGGCGGGCGGCAGCCGGCGAGTGATGGCGCCTTGTGGTTCCTTCCCCCTGCAGGAGCGGGCCTGGGATGGAGGGCACAGCGGCGCACAGCGTGTGCATGGTGTCGGACTTCTTCTACCCCAACATGGGGGGCGTGGAGAGCCACGTGTACCAGCTGTCACAGTGCCTCATCGAGCGCGGCCACAAGGTGCTGGTGGTCACCCACGCCTACGGCCACCGCAAGGGCGTCCGCTACCTCACCTGCGGGCTGAAAGTCTACTACCTGCCCCTGAAGGTGATGTACAACCAGTCCACGGCCACGACGCTGTTCCACAGCCTGCCCTTGCTCAGGTACATCTTCGTGCGGGAGCGGGTGACCGTGGTGCACGCCCACAGCTCCTTCTCGGCCATGGCGCACGACGCCCTGTTCCACGCCAAGAGCATGGGGCTGCGCACCGTGTTCACCGACCACTCCCTCTTCGGCTTCGCCGATGTCAGCTCGGTGCTGACCAACAAGCTGCTGACGGTGTCCCTGTGCGACACCAACCACATCATCTGCGTCTCCTACACCAGCAAGGAGAACACGGTGTTGCGAGCAGCCCTGGACCCGCGGATAGTCTCGGTCATCCCCAACGCCGTGGATCCCACCGACTTCACTCCAGACCCCTCGAGGAGGGATGACAGCACAATAACGATTGTTGTTGTCAGCAGACTTGTTTACAGAAAAGGTAATGGGGGATCAGATGTaggcttgttttggttttctttctttggagAGGTCTTGGTCAGGTACCACTTCAGTTTTATCTGTGGAATGGATGGAATTGGGAGTGGTGAGGTGGCTGTTCCGAGCTTTTGTGTTTGTGAGCTCAAGAAGAAATGTACTTTTGTTTTTTGTACATGGTGGGTTCACAGGTGTGTTTCCTTTGTAATACTGAAGAGACCAAAAACTGCACTTTGTAAAATTGAAGGTTTTATGTCTTATTTGGACATAAGATTTAGAGCCTAATCTATATATACACTGTTACAagtgttttaattgttttttatttaatccAGTGACAGCAGcttaagtgattttttttccattttttttctcctatgaGGTTCcaagttgtggtttttttctcatatttttgtGTACAGTAGTTGTAACTGTCTTcaggagactttttttttcagttcttctgCTCCTGAATATAGTTGTAGATGTGGGCTACATCATGAGAAGTTCTGAAATCAAATACAGTAACAGCTTGCCCTAAATTTTCTACTCTTAGGTATTGATTTGCTTAGTGGTATAATTCCTGAGCTCTGTCAGAAATATCCGGAGATACATTTCTTAGTTGGAGGAGAAGGACCAAAACGGATCATACTGGAAGAAGTCCGGGAGAGATACCAGCTGCATGACAGGTTTGTTCTCTGTGTGTCCATGACCCTTCAGACTGGGGAcctgcctgcctccctcccccAGATAAACCCCAAAGCCTGAGGAGGCCTAAAGGCAAGGCAGATAAACCAGACACTGAAGACTTTGAGCTGGACTATGGTCCAGCAAGTTCATTCATGTTTCTGTGAGTAGGCCCTGAATGAGCCTTCACTCAAGTCACAGAAAGGTGACTTAGATACAGATTTATCATGCCCCTCTCTGCATCCATGGTGCTTGGATCTCATATGGCATCAGGTGTTAACAGCTCATTTGTGCCATTGCATGTCATGATGACTGCCAGGAATTTATTATTTCAGTATGAAACTCTTCAGCATAGTGCTTGTCTCCTATATGTTCTTGTGGTACTACAAGTCTGTTCCCTGGTGCTACCTTGTTACCAGAATGTTGCCATGATACAGATGCATTTATGTATTTCTGTTGGGTTTTCTTGATCAAGGACAGCTTCATATTCTGTTCgttttattttctatattttttgtTGCCTGTTTTGTGTTTTAGTCGGTGACTTCCCCAATTAAAATTGTCATAATCAGTCTTATTTTACCCTTTATTGTTTTCCAATATCTCTTCAAGGTGATAGGTCCTGATCATTGTATCTTAAAAACTTTTTCGCTTGTCAGACTGAGATTGGTCAAACCTCACATTGAAAATTCAGATAATGCATTTGACAAATCTTAATTTTTAACTGAAGGAAGCCATTTTTTCTTGCAGAACTAGAAGGCTCAGTAGCAATGTTCTGGAGGCAAATGTCATTAAAACAGCAAATTTTCCTaccaattttattttcagaagtttcTTTCAGTGTGATAATAAAAAAAGCGGGATCTTCTATTTTTCCATTGCTGGAAAAATTTAGAGGAAACTAAACTGAGGTGCCCATCCTTGTTCTCTCACTAGATTAGTGTGAACCACTGGTACCTTTTTCAGAATGTGTGGCATTATTATGGTCCAAATCTGGTGTTTATctctgggttgtttttatttttattttttttccctcttgtaTGCAGGGTGCGTCTTCTAGGAGGCTTAGAACACCAGGATGTCAGAAATGTCCTGGTCCAGGGACACATTTTTCTCAACACTTCCCTCACTGAGGCCTTCTGTATGGCTATTGTGGAAGCAGCAAGCTGTGGTTTACaggtaaaaaaaatctcagtatCTAGAAATCATGTATCCATTTTAAACAAATTTCACAATAAAATAATATGTACTTATCACATTGATTTCATCTGAGGCTCTGTCTTGACAGAGGTAAGCAAATGTTATGCCCATTTACAGATCACCTGGAAGCTGAGACAGAAGGGTTAACTCTGAGAAGAGTTTTGTGTAGAATTGGCAATAACTTGTAGATCTGCTCTCAGTCCTCTGAACTAGCCAAAATACTATTTTGTATGTACTCCTTTACAGAGTTTTGGGGTAGTTGATGTTCACAAAGGTTTACTTCAAAAGGAGGTGCAGAAAAATTGTCCTGCTGTGGAGGGATTCAAGATAAGTTGGAGAGAGAACAGTAAAAGCCCTAACTAATTTACAACTCAGATTGACAACTCAAAAAGAAGTTGAGTCAATAGCTATAAATAATCAGGGTTTCACAAAAAATCATAAAGAAACCTTATTAAAAAGACAGACTGATAAGAGTATTTAATTTACAGTAAGTATAGAAAATGTGAGTGACCTCAGTTTTTTCTTTACTTCAGTATCCTTTGACAGCAGTTACTACCTAGTTGTAGTTACTCTCTTGCCATCTCTTCTCTAGAGGTGAGGAAGTTCTGCAGTTTCTTATTGCCCAATGTTTAGAGATGATTGCACAATGTGAGTCTTAGTAATTTCTgatttcactttaaaaataataatttaaattaatatacATAAATTTTTGCAAGTGTTCAGTAACCTAGGAAACTGAAATTTTAAGTGTGTGGTAAAATTATCCTCTGCAAATAGAGGTAACAGGTTTTTTTTGAGATACTTTGAAAGAAATGTCCAAAATCTGGTTACACTGGTTTAGTTGTGTACTGTGGCACACACCTTCAGGAAAGTTGTCTCATAACCTCTCATTAGACCTGTCTGATTAGTCTTCTGTTTTATCATGGCACCAAAGACTCATTCTGGACAATGTTGAAGGTAATCTGCTATGCTTCATCTTCTCTGGGATTTACACCTTTAGTTCACATATATGTAGAGTTCCCAAACTATGATATTTTCCTATTCTTTTAAATAGCTGCATCTAAACCATGTAATAGCATTGCCATCACAAAGTTTCATTTTTTATGTTGCATGTGTgccatttcttttgtttgtttcaaagGTGGTGAGTACAAGAGTTGGTGGGATTCCAGAGGTACTTCCAGAAAATCTCATCATTTTGTGTGAGCCCTCTGTGAAATCTTTGTGTGATGGACTAGAAAAAGCAATTGCCCAGCTCAGATCAGGAACTCTGCCATCTCCAGAAACTGTTCATAATGAAGTAAAGACATTTTATACATGGAGGAATGTAGCAGAGAGAACTGAGAAAGTATGTACAATCCCTTCTTTTAAATTCTCTGAAAGTACATTTCTGAAACAATTCTTTCTTTGACATATTACTGTGCACATTCACCTTGTAATATTCCAGTGTAATTGTTCAGCATGTTTCCTGTCAAACATACATGGTTTTAAAAGGTccagaaaatgcttttttccccctaaatggATAggtggatttttctgtttgtattttctaaaatgtcGTAATTGTTGgtaaatattttgaagaaaagcCTAGATCATTAGCTAGATTTCTACTCTTTATTTGTTCAAGTCTTGACATGAAGTAACTTTTCTGGCATAGCTGGAAAATGTGCTGCATAAGGTCTATGACAAGGTAAGAACAGTGCATGACAAAGCTTTGCCATGTGCTAACAAGTAGTTTAAAATTATGAGAGATAGTTCAGTGCTGGAAG includes:
- the PIGA gene encoding phosphatidylinositol N-acetylglucosaminyltransferase subunit A isoform X1 gives rise to the protein MAPGSAQGAPAAGRSGPGMEGTAAHSVCMVSDFFYPNMGGVESHVYQLSQCLIERGHKVLVVTHAYGHRKGVRYLTCGLKVYYLPLKVMYNQSTATTLFHSLPLLRYIFVRERVTVVHAHSSFSAMAHDALFHAKSMGLRTVFTDHSLFGFADVSSVLTNKLLTVSLCDTNHIICVSYTSKENTVLRAALDPRIVSVIPNAVDPTDFTPDPSRRDDSTITIVVVSRLVYRKGIDLLSGIIPELCQKYPEIHFLVGGEGPKRIILEEVRERYQLHDRVRLLGGLEHQDVRNVLVQGHIFLNTSLTEAFCMAIVEAASCGLQVVSTRVGGIPEVLPENLIILCEPSVKSLCDGLEKAIAQLRSGTLPSPETVHNEVKTFYTWRNVAERTEKVYDRVADEVVLPMKERLDRLMTHCGPVTGCIFAFFAVLNCLLLVFLRWMTPDSIIDVAIDATGPKGAWTKQYFFGKKRRVKEELPNSEIAQVDREECVGH
- the PIGA gene encoding phosphatidylinositol N-acetylglucosaminyltransferase subunit A isoform X2; the encoded protein is MELGVVRWLFRAFVFVSSRRNVLLFFVHGGFTGIDLLSGIIPELCQKYPEIHFLVGGEGPKRIILEEVRERYQLHDRVRLLGGLEHQDVRNVLVQGHIFLNTSLTEAFCMAIVEAASCGLQVVSTRVGGIPEVLPENLIILCEPSVKSLCDGLEKAIAQLRSGTLPSPETVHNEVKTFYTWRNVAERTEKVYDRVADEVVLPMKERLDRLMTHCGPVTGCIFAFFAVLNCLLLVFLRWMTPDSIIDVAIDATGPKGAWTKQYFFGKKRRVKEELPNSEIAQVDREECVGH
- the PIGA gene encoding phosphatidylinositol N-acetylglucosaminyltransferase subunit A isoform X3, which gives rise to MELGVVRWLFRAFVFVSSRRNVLLFFVHGIDLLSGIIPELCQKYPEIHFLVGGEGPKRIILEEVRERYQLHDRVRLLGGLEHQDVRNVLVQGHIFLNTSLTEAFCMAIVEAASCGLQVVSTRVGGIPEVLPENLIILCEPSVKSLCDGLEKAIAQLRSGTLPSPETVHNEVKTFYTWRNVAERTEKVYDRVADEVVLPMKERLDRLMTHCGPVTGCIFAFFAVLNCLLLVFLRWMTPDSIIDVAIDATGPKGAWTKQYFFGKKRRVKEELPNSEIAQVDREECVGH